The genomic DNA TAGAAGCGTATCGACGAAAGTACCTGTCAGAGGCAGGGCGAGCAACATACCAGGCCGTAACATGAAAGTGAATCCTGCCGCGTCGTCAAAAAGGCCTCGCAAGAGGGAAAAGAGGAAGCCGAGTCCCGCGTACATGGACGAAGGCCATGGAAGCTGCCTAGAACTTGGAGCGGCAGTGAAGAATCCTCCGGCGTAGAGGGAACGGCATGGTATGAAAGAGGATGCAGTGAACTGGGGAGGCCCTCCCCTGCACGGTTGCAGAAACCGTAAAGAGGCCTTCTATAAGCCCCAGAGGTGAAGTGAACGGTCTGCAGGAAGGGAGTCCGAGGGGCTCATAGTGCGTGCGTGGCAGCACGCTCATCAGGTGGGTTAAAGTCCCACTGAGTCTCGGACTAGGAGACTTATATCCAAACCTGGGGGTAATTCCTCAGGGGCTAGTGTTACAAATACTAGAGGGCAGGGCGTTCACCGCGAGGTGAAGTCTGAAGGGCTTGAGGAGAAATACCAGGCCGTAGTAAAACGGGGCTACCCGCATTTGCGAACCGGTCGGCCAAAGATGGGGCAAGGTCGAGCCTGCACTATGGAGGCGAAGGCGTCACTAGTTCACCCATCGTACCAAGGTGTGTGCGGACGGCATGGTATGGAAGATGAGCGTAGTAACCCACGGAGATCTCGTAATGTCTGGATGCTAGCACCCTTAAGGACAGGTGGGTAAAGAAAGTCGGAATGGTCGCGTTGTGTCTGCCATTCTTTTCAGGGATACACAACTATCCAGTAATGTGGACTATAAGGAAACCCCGAAATGTACACAAACGCATTGCGAGAAGTCGGAGAGCTGAATAGTACTTCAACAAACGAACAACAGAAATGTTTGGACTACTATCTAAGTATAGTGGCGTCTATTTCATTCAAAAGATGAATGGACGGGGAAGGCGGCTCGCTTTATGGAACCAAAGTCTGAATTGGTGTTGTGAGTAAAGCATACAAGAACGGACAGTTCCCTATGTGAAAGACCCAAAACTTGTTGTGGAGGATACGAAGCCAATGAAAGACCAAGGTACAGTTAAGAAGATTCACTCACTAATAGATAAGGTTTATCATCCAACAAACCTAAGGAAAGCATGGGAAACAGTTAGAGCAAATAATGGGAGTGGAGGCATTGATAAAGTCAGTGTTTCAGAATTTGATCAGTTATCTAATGAAGAATTAGATAGATTGTATCAGCAATTAAAAGATGATTCCTATCAACCGATTCCGGTCAGAAGAGTAAACATCCCAAAGAGGAACAAACCAAATGAGAAAAGACCGTTAGGTATTCCAGCAATACGTGATCGAGTCTGTCAACAAGCTCTTAAGAATCGGCTAGAACCCATCTTCGAACCATGCTTTAGTGATTGCAGTTTTGGATACAGAACCGGTAGATCAACACATCAAGCAATGCGAAAAATCTATCGAGAAATACTAAATGGAAACGAATGGGTTCTAGATGCGGATTTAAAGGACTTCTTTGGAAGTGTTCATCATGAAAGACTAATTGATATGATCGCTGAAAAGGTTAGTGATGGGAGAGTCTTACGACTCATTAGACAAATGCTTCAGGCGGGATATATGGAGAAAGGAAAGAAATATTCTACTCATCAAGGTACACCGCAAGGTGGAGTAATCAGCCCACTCTTCAGTAACATCTACCTTACACCATTCGACCATGAAATGGTTAGAAAAGGGCATTGTCTAACAAGATTTGCTGATGATTGGGTAGTCCTTTGCAAAACTCGGACTGATGCTGTAAGAGCCTTTAACGATGCTAAGGCAATACTTGCTTCATTAGGGTTAACGCTTCACCCAGAAAAGACTCGAATCACCCATATCAAATGGGGTTTCGAATTCCTCGGCTACAAAGTAAAGCAAGGAAAAGGACTTAGACTCCCCAAAAGTAAAATCAAGAAGCAACCTAATCAGATGAATCTCTATGCTGTTCCAACTGAGAAGTCAGTTAAAAGGTTCATGGATACGATCAGAAATCGAACAAAGCGGAGGATTCCCAAGTCCTTATACGAATTGATCGAAAGCATCAATCCTGTAATTAGAGGGTGGGGCACCTACTATCGCAAAGCTCATATTCGAAAGTTGTTCAATAAATTGCAGCGTTGGATCATTAGACGTATTTGGTGGCGGAACACTGGATGGAAGCGAATTCCCGAACCAAGACTCTACGCAGAATATAAATTAGTAAACCTAATCTCTCTTATTCCAGACTTGAATCTGAAAACTGCATTCAAAGGATGACATAAAGGAAAGCGGATTACGGGAACACTGTACGATCCGTTTGATTGAGCGGACGGAGGAAGGCATTAGCCAACCTCCTTCGACTCTACACCGTGGAACGCAGGACAACACAACCTGCGGGAGGGAAGGAGCCCTGCTTTGTTCAAGTTTCTTGAGGAGGTACGAGTCAGTGAATGCCAAACGGCTAACAACACCAGAGGAAAACGTTCAACAACTCCAAGGGAAACTCGGTCATGCGGCCAAGGAGAACAAGAAGCGAAGATTTCACGCGCTGTACGACAAGGTCTATCGGGTAGACATCTTATGGGAAGCGTGGCGAAGGGTACGAGCCAACGAGGGCTCGGCAGGAGTGGATGGAGAGACGTTGGCAGACATCGAGAAACAGGGAGAAATGCGTTTTGTGCTTGAATGTCAACGGCTACTGAAAGAAGGGAAGTACCATCCACAACCCGTTAGACGCCACTACATCCCGAAGAAAGATGGCAAACTGCGACCGCTGGGGATCCCGACGGTGAGAGACCGCGTCATCCAGATGGCGACCAAACTCGTCATGGAACCCATTTTCGAGGCGGATTTTCAGGACACGTCTTTCGGTTTTCGGCCTAAGCGGAGCGCGAAACAGGCGTTGGAGCGAATCCGGAAAGCATGCAACCGCAAAGGAAATTGGGTGGTCGACGTCGACATCCAAGGCTACTTCGACAACATCAATCAGGAGAAACTGATGAAGCTGATCGAAATGCGGATCAGTGACAGGCGAATCTTGAAGTTGGTGAGGAAGTGGTTAGGTGCGGGAGTGATGGAAGAAGGAAACATCCGACGCTCAGACTTGGGTACACCGCAAGGGGGAGTGATCTCACCACTACTGGCGAACATCTACCTGAATTACTTTGATCTTCTGTGGGAACGACATGGCGGTAAGCTTGGGGAACTGACGCGTTATGCAGATGATCTGGTGATCATCTGCAAGACGAAGAAGGACGCACAGCGGGCCTATGAACTCATACGAGCGATTATGGAACGCCTGGAATTAACCCTGCACCCCACGAAAACGCGCATCGTTGGACTTTGGACTGGGGAAGAAGGCTTCGATTTTCTGGGCATGCATCATCGAAAGACGAAGGCCGAAACATCCAAAGGCCAAGTGTACTACACAACCCAGCAGTGGTTGTGCCGGAAGGCGGAAGAGCGAATACGGGAAGGGGTAAAAGAGCGATTAGCTCCGCCAGGTATGCGACGCCTGAGTTTCGAAGAGCACGTGGAGTACCTGAATCCAAAGATTCAAGGCTGGCGCAATTACTACTACACAGCTTACAGCCAGAGGAAGATGGCGAAGTTGGATTGGTATATCCGGCAGCGGTTTGCGAAGTGGTATGCTAAGAAACACAAACGCAGACGATGGTTGAGTTCGCTGCGCGAAGTGAAGTCTTTGTCTATTCAATATGGACTTAAAACGCTCTTGTAATCTGCATGCTCATGATGACGAACATCGGAAAGCCGTATGAGGGAAAACCTCACGTACGGTTTGATGAGGAGGGGCTGGGCCCCGCCCAGCCTTTCACTCTAGCCCGGCATGGGTGCCGTGCTTTAGGGGAAAGTCCCAAGCGGGGGCTGGCGAGCACCTACCGTTAGCCAAAAGTAAGGGTGTCCATCGTGAGGTGGAATCTGAAGGAAGCTGGAGGCAAACACTCGACCTGAGATACACGAATCCAATGTGAGGCTAGTACAGTCGGATGAGTCTGCGAAACAAGGCGAAGTCCTAAGCCGCCAAGGGCTGTATGAGTATATTGGACAGGTGCATGGATGAAAGTACGCATCCTTATCCGGGGAGGCCTGCATGGCACGCCATCTGAGGATGGTAACCAAGGCCGTAAGGTTTTGCTGAGCGTGCAGGAGTCAGCAGAGGTCATAGTGCGTGAGTAAGGGACGCCTGAAAAAGGGAAGGGCCAAACGTCAACTCAGGGATGGATCAGACGTTTTCGAGAACGACGCGTTGAAGCAGAATTCCTATGGAACTCCTTCAGGGAAGTACGGGTGAAGCCCAGAGGACCTTGAAGTGATGGTTAAGCGTCGTCCGGCAAACTCCGAGCCCCATGAGTACTGGCCGCTTATACGACAACAATTATTAGAAGGGGCCTATCAAACGGCACCAGTCCGAAGGGTCGAAATCCCGAAACCCGACGGCGTTGTCAGATTATTTGGCATTTCGACTGTGGTAGATCGCTTTATCCAACAGGCTCTTCTCCAAGTGCTTACTCCTATCTTTGAAGCACATTTTGTCAATGACAATTGAAACCGATCGGGAAGATATAAAGCGGCTTTTTGCTCCGGTTGCACCGGGAATTAAGCTGCGAATTCAAGCATTAAGAGAAGTACATGAGGTAGGGATAACTACACAAGCGTCAATTTCACCTGTACTGCCGTTCACTCCGGATTTCCCAAAGTTACTGGAAGGTATCGTAGATCGGATATGGATAGATACACTTAATATCGGGGATGGTTCGATGGGGAAACACTCTGAACGACTCGGCATGCACCAGTTGTTCAAAGCCTATGGACTTTCGGAATGGTATCAAAAAGATATCCATCTCAGAGTAGAAAAGTACTTTAAAAAACATTCCCTCAAGAAATGATTCATGTTTCCAAAGAAGAAGCTTTTCCGGTCTTTGAGAAAGGTACTTAGTTCAGATGAAACCATACCTGGATACTAATTCACAGGCTATATAGTTTGCCCCTTAAGGATAACTCTCAACATAACTGTCGCAATATAAGCACAAGATAAGACAAGGCTTTTCCAGAAAACCAACGAAATGGAGTTTATACATGTCAGTTTTACGCGATTTCGAAAATGCAGAGCACGCCTTAATTCGATTTCATTCCATCTACCATACTGGAGATGTTTTTGGCAGTAGGAGGGCAGAACAAGTGCAGCTTATTCATTCATTGCATGCAGGGTCGAGCGGTAGACAATGACCAGCACCTATATATATAATGAGTAATCTGAACAACCTGCAGCGCATTAAGCTCTTAACAAATAAAAGAAAGCGACCCGCCAAATTCGAGTCTCCTCCCATACCAATCATGTTCGTAACTTACAAAGTCACAATTATAGTTAAATAACTCAGGTCAGGATATAGCTTTAAAGTGAAGTAATACCGGACTGGAAAACAACATATCGAATTTGCAAACTAAGCAAAAAAATCAATGAATTTCCATAAAATCAAAGTATAATCGGAGAGAATTAATTCCACAGATATTTACATAAGATCAAAAAGCAGTAGAGCCTTTCTTGAAAAGCTTCCTGCTTCTTCTGAACTCTCTTGAATTATTCTTCGGGATCCACCAGTTCACTAGCTTCCACCCTCAACGGGATTTTCTTCACTTTGTTCAGTTTCCTTACATGTAAAGCTGGTTATTGACCGAGATGTAATCGCGACAGCATTAAGTGGCCATTTTTAATTTTTTTCGGCAACAGATACATCCCATCTTTTCTGTAACCGAGATTAAACTCTCGGCGCATGTGGATGATGATCTCGAAATACTCACATTATTTTCCCTCAAATTGATTCATCATTTTTTTGAGCTTTCTGACAAAGCTCAGAACCTCTCTTGTTGGGACCATTTCTTCCATACCTCGCCATTATTATAGCTCACGCTACCGGAGATTTCTAATCTCTGTACCAAGAGCTTTCTATCCTCTCCTATTTATTTTTTCGCAGAAAGGTCCGATTTTGGCTTCAAAATGAAAAGGATGATAGAGGGGCATGTCCTCTACTGTTTTTCCGTACCTTGAAAATTAAATACCATCCATTCCAGTACGTTCCCCGCATGCCTAGGAAAGCCAATTTGCAGGTGCGCCATGACCATTCTGTTTTTTTTTCGATCTATGTTTGAAGTAGCAGGGTGAGAGCGATTTTTGTCCATGCAATAATAAATGGTGGTTCCATTTAAGGCGATGACCCATGCGGGGGATAATGATACTTCCGTCCAGCCACAGCTCTGCTTTTAGGCAGATCACGCAATGGGGGCGGCTTGCAGCGATCCTGGGAGAGGTATTCGGACTATACCTATGAGGCCGTTAACCACCGGCCGCTGGAATTGGATTTATGCGATATAACCAAAACAAGGAAGAACAGAGATGCGTATAAGGTTATCGTCCTTTGTCGCATCTCTGTTTAAGATGTAATGAACCAAACGGGGGGCTTATGATGAGTCGAAAATTAATCAGATATAGCATGCAAATTGCCATGTTGAAACAATTATTTGCTCTGTCATTGATTTCGGAAAAAGAGTTTACTCTTATCAAAAACAAAACCATGAAGGAATACGATGTTGTTTCAGACCTGACTTCTTGATTCATACAATTGTTGGTCTGCTTAACTCTTATTACACTGATCGTGATAATAAGACGAAAGGAGCCTTAACAATGGGGTATGCAGTTGAAGTAATCAAAGCCAATCGGAAGCTATCAGATCGTGTTGGAGGAAGGCCAGACCGTCTGCGCGTTGCTCCTTATGCCAGAGTGAGTACCGACACGGAAGAACAGTTAAGCAGCTATAAGTCGCAAGTTGCTCACTATACAGATATGGTTAGCCAACGAAACGATTGGATATTGGTGGACATTTACGCGGATGAAGCCATCACTGGAACCCAAGTGAAGAAACGTGATGATTTTCAACGGCTGGGAGTTTGTTGTCCAATAGGATGAAATACATCAAAACTACGTGATCGGGTCTGTCGTAAGCGTCTAATAAGTAAGTGTATAGGAACTCTCTTATCGACTTTCCTTTGGGGATAAATCGACGGATCAACCCATTGCGTCGTTCATTCTTTTGAATCTTGGTTACCGCAAATTCAATGAATGCAGGGACCGTTGTAAGCGTGTATTTGGCTCCATAGCGAGCACGATTCTGTTCATAGACGGCTTGCAGGGTCAAGACAAACATAGTCCACCAGGCACCAATGCCAAGAACGGGAATATATACAGCGCTTAGCAGTTCATGTCCGAAGTAAGACGGATTGAATAAGGTTTGGGTGATCAAGCCTCCTCCACAATGGCATAGGCCAATCCGAGGAGAAGAATCGCAGGCCAGCACCGGCCGGACCGACGGGCCAATTCCCGTACAAGCAATGCTCCTCGGCCATATAAGGGTGCCAGAAAAATGTAGTTTTCGATTGCATCACGGGAGACTAGAGGCTAATGCCAACCTCTCTGAGTATTTATTTCACTAAGATGTATTACTGGAAGCTTTTTTATTGAGAGCAGAGAACCTGTATTATATAGACTTTACTGCTTTCATAATATAGACGACCATTCCTATCAAAATTTAACGATAAAATATCAACAAAATAAACTTGCGCACGGAACGCCTCACAGTTTTTTAGATCACGATTTCAACCCTTTACAATTGATATTTACAATATTATACATACCCTTTAGTACACCCATCTCGATTCATTTGCGTCTCCGCTACTCTAATCATTTTTTGGAGTTTATCAACATATAATGGTACAATGAACGAAAACTTATGTTTGGCGGTGAAACATAAACATATGAGGAAACCTTGGAAAATCGCGGTAATAATAGTGTTGGCTGCTATTGTCCTAATTTTAATCGGGGGTGGCTTGTATATTAATAACATTGGGTACAACAATGTAAAGAATATGTATAAGTTATATACCTCGGATCAGAAAGTAATTTTTGTAGAGAAAGATAACGATGGAAACAGGCAGTATCTTACCCGAGTAGCCGAGCCTGACGAACTTCTAAAGGAGCGAATGAAAAACGACGGCTGGAAATTCATTAGACAGGATGGTGCCGGATATTTTTTTGAAAAGGATAATCAAGAAGCAATTATTACTATCAAAAAATGGAATCATAAATATTTTATCTATAAGGTTCCGAACATAACTGTCAATATTGAGGGATAAAGAAACCCGCTCATACAAAGGCGGGTTTCTTTACCCATTCTAAATAAGCATTATTAATTGTCGGCTTTGTCTATTTCGTAACCATAGACTACAAAACCGCCTCCATACCAGTCTTGGAGGGTCGTCAACTCTTTTTTATCATCTGTATGTTGTGTAAGATATTTGTTGTTGTTATAATTTCCAGTATTCTTGGTAATTAACGCCGTGTGATCAATATCACCGTCACCAGTAAAATCGGCGCTTACAGCATCACCAGTTTGTAAGTCGGTAACACTTGGAGCAACCCCGGCTCTTCCTCTCCAATGCAAATAGAATTTATGCGCACCCCCCCATGTATAGGACGGAACCAATGGGCCAAAATGCCAAGATTCATTGCTTGTGTAGTGGGCTCCGTACTGGAAATTCATTCCTCCCGCGCGAAGGGACTGCGACACAAAGTTTGCGCAGTCGTTCCATTTGGTCCAACATTTTTTGTCTGTCACATCACACCCTGCTTTTTCAGCGTAGTAGGTAGAATATACCGGATTGCGACCATCCCACCATTCGTAGGCATAATCTCTGGCAGCAATGTTATCGTACCCGTTTGACGCTGCGGTTAAAGATATGTCCGTGGCGTTCTCTAACGCTTTTGCGGAATCCGGAGCCTCATTACCTGCCGTTGTTGGTGCATCGAAAACTGGCAGAAGGAGAGCCAATTCGTCAGTTTGGTCTTTAGAGGGCTGTACCCGTTGGTTCAGCAGGTTTTTGTACTCGTTCAATTGATCATTCTTTGCGTAGTTTTCATTCAAATCAATGAACTTAACGAAAGCTAATATTTTCTTCATGTCCTCCGCGTTAAACTCATCAAAGGCAGTTCCCAACGAAAGAACATACTGTTGATATTCAACATTGTCAAAATCTGCTGTCATTTGCACACCTTTTTTGAGCATGTGCTGATCCACAAGTTCAATAGCATCCCTGTGTTCAATCAATCCTTTTTCTGTTTCCTGATCGGGGTCACCTGGAAGTACCGGATATAAAAATTAGTTCTCCGTTCCTGTCGCCGCGCTGTTGCTTTTGGTCGCCACGATTTTGCAGACTTGTCAGCCATCATCCGCTTCCTTCTACCTCGAACACAATGCTTTAACCTATTGTCCTAGCGCTGGGAACAAATGTCGCAGGATCGAACGGAGCGCGTGCTGCTGATCTGTGATGAATCCTACCTTATGATCAAGCCGAACGTTCCGCAAAGCCTTGTCTTTCTGAGAAATGTCGAAAAGTGAGCCCGGAAATACGAACCAGCCTCGCTATTGTTTCACACACTGTCGTAGATTTTTTTAGTCCCCGAAGTCAAGATGTACGGTCAAGCGCTTCTTGATATTCCTTGCATTAAAATCTCGATGGGAACCGGCGGATGACGATGTCTTGAAATACTTCACGTTCTTTTCCCTCAAATTGATTCATCATTTTTTCGAGCTTTCTGACAAAGCTTAGAACCTCTCTTGTTGGGACCATTTCTTCCATAATGTGATCACCTCGCCATCATTATAGCTCACGATGCCGAAGATTTCTAATCTGTACAAAGAGCTTTCTATCCTCTCCGATTTATTTTTTTCGCAGAAAGGTCCGATTTTGGCTTCAAAATGAAACGGATGATAGAGGGGCATGTCCCCTG from Paenibacillus woosongensis includes the following:
- a CDS encoding amidase domain-containing protein — its product is MDQHMLKKGVQMTADFDNVEYQQYVLSLGTAFDEFNAEDMKKILAFVKFIDLNENYAKNDQLNEYKNLLNQRVQPSKDQTDELALLLPVFDAPTTAGNEAPDSAKALENATDISLTAASNGYDNIAARDYAYEWWDGRNPVYSTYYAEKAGCDVTDKKCWTKWNDCANFVSQSLRAGGMNFQYGAHYTSNESWHFGPLVPSYTWGGAHKFYLHWRGRAGVAPSVTDLQTGDAVSADFTGDGDIDHTALITKNTGNYNNNKYLTQHTDDKKELTTLQDWYGGGFVVYGYEIDKADN
- a CDS encoding conjugal transfer protein; this encodes MSRKLIRYSMQIAMLKQLFALSLISEKEFTLIKNKTMKEYDVVSDLTS
- a CDS encoding recombinase family protein; translation: MIHTIVGLLNSYYTDRDNKTKGALTMGYAVEVIKANRKLSDRVGGRPDRLRVAPYARVSTDTEEQLSSYKSQVAHYTDMVSQRNDWILVDIYADEAITGTQVKKRDDFQRLGVCCPIG
- the ltrA gene encoding group II intron reverse transcriptase/maturase gives rise to the protein MKDQGTVKKIHSLIDKVYHPTNLRKAWETVRANNGSGGIDKVSVSEFDQLSNEELDRLYQQLKDDSYQPIPVRRVNIPKRNKPNEKRPLGIPAIRDRVCQQALKNRLEPIFEPCFSDCSFGYRTGRSTHQAMRKIYREILNGNEWVLDADLKDFFGSVHHERLIDMIAEKVSDGRVLRLIRQMLQAGYMEKGKKYSTHQGTPQGGVISPLFSNIYLTPFDHEMVRKGHCLTRFADDWVVLCKTRTDAVRAFNDAKAILASLGLTLHPEKTRITHIKWGFEFLGYKVKQGKGLRLPKSKIKKQPNQMNLYAVPTEKSVKRFMDTIRNRTKRRIPKSLYELIESINPVIRGWGTYYRKAHIRKLFNKLQRWIIRRIWWRNTGWKRIPEPRLYAEYKLVNLISLIPDLNLKTAFKG
- the ltrA gene encoding group II intron reverse transcriptase/maturase codes for the protein MNAKRLTTPEENVQQLQGKLGHAAKENKKRRFHALYDKVYRVDILWEAWRRVRANEGSAGVDGETLADIEKQGEMRFVLECQRLLKEGKYHPQPVRRHYIPKKDGKLRPLGIPTVRDRVIQMATKLVMEPIFEADFQDTSFGFRPKRSAKQALERIRKACNRKGNWVVDVDIQGYFDNINQEKLMKLIEMRISDRRILKLVRKWLGAGVMEEGNIRRSDLGTPQGGVISPLLANIYLNYFDLLWERHGGKLGELTRYADDLVIICKTKKDAQRAYELIRAIMERLELTLHPTKTRIVGLWTGEEGFDFLGMHHRKTKAETSKGQVYYTTQQWLCRKAEERIREGVKERLAPPGMRRLSFEEHVEYLNPKIQGWRNYYYTAYSQRKMAKLDWYIRQRFAKWYAKKHKRRRWLSSLREVKSLSIQYGLKTLL
- a CDS encoding type II toxin-antitoxin system HicA family toxin, which translates into the protein MAAIVLILIGGGLYINNIGYNNVKNMYKLYTSDQKVIFVEKDNDGNRQYLTRVAEPDELLKERMKNDGWKFIRQDGAGYFFEKDNQEAIITIKKWNHKYFIYKVPNITVNIEG